One Streptomyces sp. NBC_00554 DNA segment encodes these proteins:
- a CDS encoding response regulator transcription factor, producing MTIHILIVDDHPVVRFGLRGMLEAYDDLRVVGEAGSGDEAIVLAAATRPDVILMDLRMPGTDGATATARIRQEHPGIRVLVLTTYEGDADILPAIEAGATGYLLKDTPIGTLTDAIRAAARGETVLAPLVAARLVTHMQAPAGEQLTPREVQVLGLVARGLSNSEIGRQLYIGEATVKTHLLRTFVKLGVNDRTAAVTIALSRGILTTPHQ from the coding sequence ATGACTATCCACATCCTGATCGTCGATGACCATCCCGTCGTACGCTTCGGCCTCCGCGGCATGCTTGAGGCCTACGACGACCTGCGCGTCGTTGGAGAGGCAGGCTCCGGCGACGAGGCGATCGTCCTCGCCGCCGCGACGCGCCCGGACGTCATCCTGATGGATCTGCGGATGCCGGGCACCGATGGCGCCACCGCGACGGCGCGCATCCGCCAGGAGCACCCCGGCATTCGCGTGCTCGTGCTGACCACCTACGAAGGTGACGCCGACATCCTGCCGGCGATCGAGGCCGGCGCCACCGGTTACCTGCTCAAGGACACGCCGATCGGTACCCTCACCGACGCGATACGGGCGGCCGCCCGCGGCGAAACCGTCCTCGCCCCACTGGTAGCCGCCCGGCTGGTGACCCACATGCAGGCACCGGCCGGAGAGCAGTTGACCCCCCGCGAGGTTCAGGTACTCGGCCTCGTCGCGCGAGGTCTGTCCAACAGCGAGATCGGCCGACAGCTGTACATCGGCGAAGCGACGGTGAAGACGCACCTACTGCGAACGTTCGTCAAGCTGGGAGTCAACGACCGCACCGCGGCCGTCACCATCGCTCTC